CGAAAATCGTCACACTAGCCCGCCAGCGCCAGCGAGGGAATAGAGTTGGCGATCCTAACCCGGATTGAAGTGGCGAGCCGGATTCCCTCGCTTGCGCTGCGGGCTAGTGTTTTGTCAAACCGCTATTTTCGGCTTCCACGAAATCAGCCGCACGGCGTTAGCCGCGGTTTCTGTCACTAATTGTCTTTCGCAAATGAGTTCCCACCAGAAACCGGTGCTAACGCACTACGGCTAATAAGAACATGGCGCCCGAAAATTGTCGCGTGACGCAACACTAGTGTTCGATAGATTCGAAATAGCGCAACCTCAAAACTCGCGCTTCGGGCTACGAAGAGGGGTAGGCGCCGCCATTGGGCCGACTTTCCGCGGGGCGCCGCAGTTTCTATGATGCAGGCATGACTACTTACACGCCTGCCCAGCGAGACGAACTTCGCCGTCTCGACGCTTCGCAACTAGCCGCCCATCAACTAGCGCGTTTTAACGCGCTGGTCGCCGAAATCTTACCCCACAATTCGTTTTACGCCGACAAGCTGGGATCGCTGCACCACCCGCTTGAATCGCTCGATGCGATCGCGGAACTGCCGTTCACCTTCAAGGATGAGTTGGTCGGCAAGGTCGAATCAGGCGATTTGGCCGCAAATCGGACCTATCCGCTCGAGCGATACGTCCGATTTCACCGCACCAGCGGTACGCGCGGCCGTCCGATGGTCGTCATGGATACGGCAGCCGATTGGCAATGGTGGCTCGACGGTTGGCAGTTTGTGCTCGACGCGGCCGAGATCGGGCCGGAGGATCGCTGCTTCCTCGCGTTTAGCTTTGGGCCGTTTGTGGGGTTCTGGAGCGCCTTTGACGCGGTCGCCGCGCGCGGCTGTTTGGCGATTCCCAGCGGCGGACTCAGCACGATCGCACGGCTCGAACTGATTCGTCAAAATGGTGCGACCGCTCTCTTTTGTACGCCAACCTACGCTTTGCACCTGGCCGAGGTCGCGCAGCAGCAAAAGATGGATATCGCCGACACCAATGTTCATCGCATTATTTTGGCCGGTGAGCCCGGCGGCTCGATCCCCGCGGTGCGGCAGAAGATCGAATCGGCTTGGAACGCCAAAGTGATCGATCATACTGGGGCCACCGAAATTGGCCCGTGGGGATTTTCCGACGAAAAGCAGCGCGGCGTCTACGTGAACGAAGCGTTCTTTCTGGCCGAGTTTATCTCGGTTGATTCGGGTAAGTCGGCCAGCGAGTTAGAACTTTCGGAATTGGTCATCACCACGCTTGGTCGTTACGGCGCGCCGGTCATTCGCTATCGCACCGGCGATCTGGTCCGACCCAGCTGGAATCACAATGGTCCCTGCAATTTTGTCTTGCTCGAAGGAGGCGTCCTCGGCCGCGCCGACGACATGCTGATCATTCGCGGCGTCAATGTTTTCCCGTCGTCAGTCGAGCAAATCGTGCGCGGCTTTCCCGAGATTGTCGAGTTCCGCATGACCGCGCTGAAGCAGGGACAAATGGATCAGCTGTCGGTCGAAATCGAAGATCGTCTGAATCGCCCCGATCGGGTCGCCAAAGAGCTGCAGATTCGTCTCGGTCTTCGGATCGAAGTCACCTCGGTCGAAATCGGCTCGTTGCCTCGGTTCGAGGGCAAAGGTCGTCGCTTTGTGGATAAACGCTATGCCTCCTGAGTTTGTCGCGCGCTGTCGCGAGCAGTTTCCCGCTTTGCGTCGTGAGCAAAACGGCCAATCGATCGTCTACTGGGATGGTCCAGCCGGAACGCAAGTTCCGCAAAGCGTCGCCGATGCGGTCAGCGACTATTTGCTGCACCACAACGCCAACACGCATGGCGCGTTCGCGACCAGTCGCGAGACCGACGCGCTGATGGATGACGCGCATGCCGCCGTCGCCGATCTGTTGGGGGCCGGTTACTCAGACCTGATCGCCTTTGGCGCCAACATGACCAGTCTGACGTTCGCCCTTTCGCGAGCGCTGGCGCGAACCTGGCGCCCCGGCGACGAGATCATCGTGTCTGGCTTGGATCATGACGCCAACGTCAGCCCCTGGGTGTTGGCGGCGCAAGACGCCGGCGTTTCGGTCAAGCAGATCGCGGTCCGCTTGGATGACTGCACGCTCGATATCGAGGACTTGCGCAGCAAGCTTTCGAGCAAGACGAAATTGGTCGCCGTCGGCTGTGCGTCGAACGCCGTCGGCACGATCAATCCGGTCGCCGAGATCACCCGCTTGGCGCATGACGCCGGCGCGCTGGTCTTTCTCGACGCGGTTCATTACTCGCCGCACGCGCTGATCGACGTGACCGATTGGGGCTGCGACTTTTTGGCCTGTTCGGCCTACAAGTTTTTCGGTCCCCATGTCGGCATTCTCTACGGGCAACGGATGAGGATGGAGACGCTGCGTCCTTACAAGTTGCGGCCGGCGCCAGAGTCGCTGCCGGGACGCTGGATGACCGGAACGCAGAACTTTGAAGGGATCGCAGGCGTCGTCGCCGCGATTGAATATTTGTCGCAGGTCGCCGGCGTCGGCGGTTCGCGCCGCGATCAGCTGAAAGGGACCTACGCCAAGATTGTCGCCTACGAACAGACGCTCAGCGCCAAACTGCTGGCCGGTTTAGAAACGATCGACGCCGTCACCGTTTACGGCATTACTGATCCCCAGCGACTGGAAGAGCGATTGCCGACCTTTTCGATTCGGCATCAGGCGCTGCCCCCCAAGCAGTTGGCGAAATACTTGTCGGACCGCGGCGTCTTCGCCTGGCACGGCAACTACTATGCGTTGCCGCTGACCGAAGCGCTCGGACTCGAGCCGGAAGGCGCCGTGCGATTGGGGATGGTTCATTACAACACGCCCGATGAGATCGATCGCGTGTTGGCAATTTTGCGCGAGTTGGAGTAAGCGATGTCGGCCATTCCTGAGCAGCTAAAACTACTGGACGATGGACGACTATGGATCGAGTGGTCCGACGGCGTGCAGTTGGTCTACCCGGTTCGCGACTTGCGCGACTCGAGCCCCGATGCGCTGACCCGCGAGAAGGCCCGCTTGGCGGCGGAGAAACCGTCGACCGAGTTGACGATTTTGGCCCCCGAAGAATTGGCGCCGCTCCGCATCACCGGCATGCAGCCGATCGGCCGCTACGCCTATCAGATTCAGTTCAGCGATGGGCATGACTCCGGCATCTACACCTATGAGTATCTCTACTCCCTAGGCAAGCCGCTCCCACCATCCGATTAAAACATCATCAGCTCGCGCCATTCCAGCGCCGCTAAGTCCGGACGCCGCAGCAGTTGCAGCATCACGACAACCGTGATCGAAACCGCGATCGTCAGCAAGATCGCGCCATACGGATTGGGCGTGGTCGTCTCGCGCCGCAGTGCGCCGCCGAGCGCCAGTTCTAAGCGTCGCCAGGACAAAAAGTCTTGGCGAGCGCCGACCGAGTTGATCTGCACGTTACGCATCGCCGTCGATTCTTCCAGCACCAGGTGAATGCCGAGCGAAGGGAAGAGGATCGCGTCGCCGGACCAGCGCGCTTCGGAGTCGAGCTCGTTCGCGACGCGCCGCAGGACCGGTTTCAATTGATCGATGGTCGAATTGAAGACGACCAGCCGCGGCCGCTCCATCAGCACCCAAAAGGTGACTGCCAAAAAGTAGAGTGACAGCATCAGCAGCCAGATGTAAGGGCCAAACAGGGCCGCCGCGTTGTCAGGCAAGAACAGCTTCATCGGCCCGGCGATCATCAAACCAACCACCGCGACCCCCAGCGAGTACGAATCGCGTCCCCCGGTCGTCAAAAACGGCCGCCGCGACAAGTTGATCGCCCCCAACAAAAACATGTAGGCGGCCAGCGGGCAAAGTGCGATGCAAAGATGAAGTGGGTTCATGCCGTACTTTTTCAGCCGAGATGTTGACGCCGCGCACAAGGGCGCCCGCCAAAGGGGGAAAACCTCGATTCTAAGGTCGGTCCGCCGATTTGGCCACGACTTGACCCAACCAGCTCGGCCGATATTTGGGCGAATCGCCTGATGTTCTAAGATCGAAAGCGTTTTTTAGTCGGTAGTTGCGTCCGCAGGCCTTCCCATTTAAAATGCGAAATTCCCAAGTAAGTCTCGGCCTACCCCAGACTTACTTGTCGAAAAGATGGCGAACCGCCCCCGGGCGAAAGCCGTCCTAAAAATGCCCAGCCGAAGTGGCGGAATTGGCAGACGCGCTGGATTCAAAATCCAGTTCTCGCAAGGGAGTGTGGGTTCGATTCCCACCTTCGGCACTAAGCTTAACTGCTTAGAAAACAACGATTTACGTGAAACGCTCGTGCTTCATTGGCACGAGCGTTTTTTCGTTGAATGCTTGGTTGCAGGGTGCTTTGTGCGGATAACGGCGCCCGCGCCCTGCGGCTTCAACTTCGAAGTCGCTTCGGCGATACTGCTGATCTCGCTTTACCTCGGACTCGTGTCGTGTCTCTGGACGCCTGCCTGGCGGCATTTGTAAGCGGTCCGCGTAATCCGCCATTGAATCGTGTGAAAGTAATATGCCGGATTCTCTCCAGTCGCTTGGCGGCGTGGCTCTGTTCGCGCTGATTCCGCTGCTTGCCGCGATTAGCGGTGCGGTGATCGCCGCGTACCGACCACCCAACTCGACCGTGCGTAGCTACATTCAACATCTCGCCGCCGGGGTCGTGTTTTCTGTCGTCGCCGTCGAACTGCTGCCGCAGATTGTCGCCAAGCATGAACCTTTTGAAGTCGCCCTCGGATTCTCGCTCGGCGTGGCGGTCATGCTGGGCATTCGGCATCTCGCGAAGCGGTTCGGCGAAGACAAGCCATCCGACGCCAAGGGAACAACCGGATTGCTGGCCGCCGTTGGCGTCGACATCGCGCTCGATGGTCTGTTGATCGGGATCACCTTCTCCGCCGGAGAAACGGCGGGTCGCTTGCTGACGTGCGCGCTGGCGATTGAACTGCTCTCGCTCGGTTTGGCGGTTGCGGCTGCGCTCGGAAAAGCAGGCGCAAGTCGGCGGCGGATCATCACCACAACCACGCTATTGTTCTCCTTGGTCGTCGTTGGCGCCGCCGTCGGCGCGTTGTCGCTGCAAAACGCTTCGCAGGAATTTTTAGAACTCGTACTCTCCTTCGGCTTAGCGGCGCTGCTCTATCTCGTCACCGAAGAATTGTTAATCGAAGCCCACGAAGAACCCGAAACGCCGCTCGCCACCGCAATGTTTTTCGGAGGATTTTTACTGTTCTTGATCTTGGGAATGCTCGAATAGGCGGCGGTTGAAAAGCAAAGTCGGGCGCCATGGCCACGGCATCCGCGCGTGGTAACGCAACTAGGCGCCGCGATTGCGTTACCACGCTGGGTTCGTTGGGGACGTGGTCAGCAGCGCGTCTTGACGCACCCTACAAAACTACGAAACTAAGCGAAGCATCCGGGGCGACGCAAATCTCGCCCATCATCACCAAAGAAGCCGCGAAGAGCCTGTCTTCTCTCTTGCAAAAGCGCACAGACTTGTGGTCGATTTCATATCGCTGGTCGGACCT
The nucleotide sequence above comes from Blastopirellula sp. J2-11. Encoded proteins:
- a CDS encoding DUF971 domain-containing protein, whose translation is MSAIPEQLKLLDDGRLWIEWSDGVQLVYPVRDLRDSSPDALTREKARLAAEKPSTELTILAPEELAPLRITGMQPIGRYAYQIQFSDGHDSGIYTYEYLYSLGKPLPPSD
- a CDS encoding phenylacetate--CoA ligase family protein → MTTYTPAQRDELRRLDASQLAAHQLARFNALVAEILPHNSFYADKLGSLHHPLESLDAIAELPFTFKDELVGKVESGDLAANRTYPLERYVRFHRTSGTRGRPMVVMDTAADWQWWLDGWQFVLDAAEIGPEDRCFLAFSFGPFVGFWSAFDAVAARGCLAIPSGGLSTIARLELIRQNGATALFCTPTYALHLAEVAQQQKMDIADTNVHRIILAGEPGGSIPAVRQKIESAWNAKVIDHTGATEIGPWGFSDEKQRGVYVNEAFFLAEFISVDSGKSASELELSELVITTLGRYGAPVIRYRTGDLVRPSWNHNGPCNFVLLEGGVLGRADDMLIIRGVNVFPSSVEQIVRGFPEIVEFRMTALKQGQMDQLSVEIEDRLNRPDRVAKELQIRLGLRIEVTSVEIGSLPRFEGKGRRFVDKRYAS
- a CDS encoding ZIP family metal transporter, which produces MPDSLQSLGGVALFALIPLLAAISGAVIAAYRPPNSTVRSYIQHLAAGVVFSVVAVELLPQIVAKHEPFEVALGFSLGVAVMLGIRHLAKRFGEDKPSDAKGTTGLLAAVGVDIALDGLLIGITFSAGETAGRLLTCALAIELLSLGLAVAAALGKAGASRRRIITTTTLLFSLVVVGAAVGALSLQNASQEFLELVLSFGLAALLYLVTEELLIEAHEEPETPLATAMFFGGFLLFLILGMLE
- a CDS encoding cysteine desulfurase-like protein codes for the protein MPPEFVARCREQFPALRREQNGQSIVYWDGPAGTQVPQSVADAVSDYLLHHNANTHGAFATSRETDALMDDAHAAVADLLGAGYSDLIAFGANMTSLTFALSRALARTWRPGDEIIVSGLDHDANVSPWVLAAQDAGVSVKQIAVRLDDCTLDIEDLRSKLSSKTKLVAVGCASNAVGTINPVAEITRLAHDAGALVFLDAVHYSPHALIDVTDWGCDFLACSAYKFFGPHVGILYGQRMRMETLRPYKLRPAPESLPGRWMTGTQNFEGIAGVVAAIEYLSQVAGVGGSRRDQLKGTYAKIVAYEQTLSAKLLAGLETIDAVTVYGITDPQRLEERLPTFSIRHQALPPKQLAKYLSDRGVFAWHGNYYALPLTEALGLEPEGAVRLGMVHYNTPDEIDRVLAILRELE